DNA from Rhodothermales bacterium:
TGCGCGCTCGGTAGTCGTGCTCGGTGGAGGTGGCCTTGTGATCCTGGCCGTCGGCACTGTCGTATTCTCGATTCTTGTCATGTCTTCCGGAAACAAAGACACATGACCAGACTGGAGCTTGTCACCTGCGAATCAGCTGTGGTTCCGGAGTTCCACTAAAATGCGAATTGCTTCTGGCAGTAAACTGACCGACCTGCCTACCGTCCGCGTGATATCAACTCATCTGAAGGGGGATCGCAAATGAGAGTGAAGTATGCAATTGCCTTTGTGAGCGACATGCAGAGAGCCGTGGCGTTCTACCGGGACGTAATCGGACTGCCACTGAAGTTTGAATCTGACGGATGGACGGAATTCGCAACGGAAGGGGCGACTCTGGCTCTGCACGTCGCCGAAGGGTCTACATCCCACGAACTCGACCAGCACCGTGCTCCAGGAAGTTGGGGATCCGGAATCAGCGTGCCGGACCTCGATGCATTCCACAGCCGAATGATCAAGAACAAGGTCCGCTGTCTGCAAGAGCCGAGGGAGACGTTCGGAGCAAGGATTGCACAGTACCTCGATCCCGACGGATTAGTAATATCGGTCGGAGAGGATTAGCGGAGGTCAGTTCTCACCGACATGTCGATGATACAGTACGGACGATCCAATCCGGCTCTTTCGCTCCAAAAGTCTAAGAAGGCAGCGGAATGATTGGAGAGCGGCGGTACAACGTAGAAAAAAGAGCATGCGGAGAAAGCACAATGAAGACAACGTATGGACTGTTGATAGTCTCCATTTCGATGATGGGTTTGAGATCTGCAACATGCCAGTCCGCCGCCGATCTCACCCAGCAGGTCCGAGCGGCCGAGATCGCCTTCGCGCAGACAATGGCGGATCGCGATTTTGACTCGTTCGTATCGCACATTGCACACGACGCGGTGTTTGTCAGCGGTGAGGGCGCCTTGCGCGGAGTCGCGGCCATAGGAACCGGCTGGAATCGTTTCTTCGATGGCGACATCGCCCCCTTCTCCTGGAAGCCCGACCTTGTGGAGGTACTTGATTCGGGCACACTTGCCCTCAGCAGTGGTCCGGTCCTCGCCCCCGAGGGACAACGCATCGGGACATTCAACTCAATCTGGCGGCGAGGTGATGACGGCTGGAAAGTCGTGTTCGACAAGGGGTGCCCGCCGTGCGACTGTGAGTAAAGCAGTCCGTCGGCTGTTTCCTCGATAACGAATGTTGTCACCGCGGGGTATGCGAGGGTTCGGAAGTGGGACGGTGGACGGGCCTCGGCGATGAGAATATAGCTGAACAGCGTAATCGTTGACAATCAGGAGCAGGCACTTCGCTTCTGCACAGAGGTGCTTGGGTTCGACGTCAAGATGGACATATCTGCGGATGAATTCTGATGACTCACCGTCGTGTCTCCGGACGAACCCGACGGCACCCAGTTCCTTCTGGAGCCCAATGCGAATGAAGCGGCCGCGAACTTCCAGCGCGCCATATACGAACAGGGTATTCCGCTTACATCGTTTGCCGTCGACGACATCCAGGCTGAGCACGCGCGGCTGACGTCGCTCGGTGTGAAGTTCATAACGCAGCCGACGGATGTCGGCGGGGCGATCGTGGCCGCGTTCGACGATACGTGCGGGAATCTGATTCAGATATATCAGACGTAGACTGGATGGCCGGCCGTGATGT
Protein-coding regions in this window:
- a CDS encoding nuclear transport factor 2 family protein, with the protein product MMGLRSATCQSAADLTQQVRAAEIAFAQTMADRDFDSFVSHIAHDAVFVSGEGALRGVAAIGTGWNRFFDGDIAPFSWKPDLVEVLDSGTLALSSGPVLAPEGQRIGTFNSIWRRGDDGWKVVFDKGCPPCDCE